In Perca fluviatilis chromosome 3, GENO_Pfluv_1.0, whole genome shotgun sequence, the following proteins share a genomic window:
- the ccnd1 gene encoding G1/S-specific cyclin-D1 gives MGDQLLCCEVDSIRRAYQDVNLLNDRVLHTMLKAEEIYLPSPNYFKCVQKEIVPKMRKIVATWMLEVCEEQKCEEEVFPLAMNYLDRFLSVEATRKTRLQLLGATCMFLASKMKETVPLTAEKLCIYTDNSVQPGELLQMELLVLNKLKWDLASVTPHDFIEHFLSKLKIYPSTKQILRKHAQTFVALCATDVNFIASPPSMVAAGSVVAAVQGLYLKSQDASLSSQNLTNFLSQVIRSDPDCLRSCQEQIESLLESSLRQAQQHGNTTESKHVDEDVDLSCTPTDVRDINI, from the exons ATGGGGGACCAGCTGCTGTGCTGCGAGGTGGACTCCATCCGGAGAGCCTACCAGGACGTCAACCTGCTCAACGACCGAGTTCTGCACACCATGCTGAAGGCAGAGGAAATCTACCTACCATCGCCAAACTACTTTAAGTGTGTTCAGAAAGAAATTGTACCCAAAATGAGGAAAATAGTTGCCACCTGGATGTTAGAG GTCTGCGAGGAACAGAAATGTGAGGAGGAGGTTTTTCCACTTGCTATGAACTATTTGGACAGATTTTTATCAGTGGAGGCCACCAGAAAAACAAGACTCCAGCTGCTGGGAGCTACATGCATGTTTCTAGCATCCAAGATGAAGGAAACTGTGCCCTTAACGGCGGAGAAACTCTGTATCTACACGGACAACTCTGTCCAACCCGGAGAGCTACTG CAAATGGAGCTGCTGGTTCTCAACAAGCTGAAATGGGATCTGGCTTCAGTCACTCCGCACGACTTCATCGAGCACTTCCTGTCCAAGCTGAAGATCTACCCGTCCACCAAGCAGATCCTCAGGAAACACGCGCAAACCTTCGTGGCTCTCTGTGCTACAG ATGTCAACTTCATCGCCAGTCCTCCGTCCATGGTGGCGGCGGGCAGCGTGGTGGCGGCCGTCCAAGGTCTCTATCTGAAGAGCCAGGACGCCTCGCTGTCCTCCCAGAACCTCACCAACTTCCTGTCGCAGGTCATTCGCAGTGACCCG GACTGCCTGCGGTCGTGCCAGGAGCAGATTGAGTCCCTGCTGGAGTCCAGCCTGCGGCAGGCGCAGCAGCACGGCAACACCACAGAGAGCAAACACGTGGACGAGGACGTGGACCTGTCCTGCACACCCACAGATGTCCGGGACATCAACATCTGA